One Castanea sativa cultivar Marrone di Chiusa Pesio chromosome 4, ASM4071231v1 DNA window includes the following coding sequences:
- the LOC142630519 gene encoding protein EDS1L-like: MASLNLGENIEINTELIIKTYSLAVKAHNKSSDRAYYVEGRSRRSSDPIIFSFSGCWSENGWYDGELFGATEINLPLLFPSLRSLGVNENALVNKAFLQRFVDKILGNSNFDREVQKAVKENKQILFTGHSLGGSIAILATIWFLEKCLKSEYNYKISPSSPLCVTFGCPLTGNHIFSHSLRRENWARYFIHFVMRYDIVPRIMLAPISSIKLEFQKVLQFLNAKSVNLARASIDTFDASNFYMKVMKNASSVVSHAACNLMGNTNLLLETVSNFIPLSPYKPFGTYVFCTGNGKLVILRNPDAVLQLLFYSSQLCREEECTDIAHRSLQQHFGYENDLQESFQMLNEVYLEPLEQLPLSSDSTTSDIATINSALNDLGLSTRARLCLCAAGELEKWKTGNKENFDLKKPDIEKAMKYLEEGYRSNCENRGLGCYDAFKLQEARKDFDANVKRLELAGIWDEIIEMLKRYELPDAFEGLRDWVLLGTRYRRLVEPLDIANYYRHLKNEDTGAYMIRGRPKRYRFTQRWREHAEKMPAESSGESCFWAKVEELRIKISSQGFGPIKEEVLQLEAQVQNWINYEELDRDVLLEKSTFKKWWEGLPREHKLTSRIKDLMVS, translated from the exons atggccaGTTTAAATCTTGGAGAAAACATAGAAATCAATACAGAgctaattataaaaacttacTCTCTTGCAGTTAAGGCTCACAACAAGTCTTCAGATAGGGCATATTATGTTGAGGGAAGAAGTCGTCGTTCATCAGATCCTATCATCTTTAGCTTTTCTGGATGTTGGTCTGAAAATGGTTGGTATGATGGAGAACTTTTTGGAGCAACGGAGATCAATCTTCCATTATTGTTTCCTTCTCTTAGAAGTCTAGGCGTTAATGAAAATGCCTTGGTCAACAAAGCTTTTTTGCAGAGATTTGTAGACAAAATCTTGGggaattcaaattttgatcGTGAG GTGCAAAAGGCagtgaaagaaaacaaacaaatactGTTTACAGGACACTCCTTAGGTGGTTCAATTGCAATCCTTGCAACAATTTGGTTCTTGGAAAAATGCTTAAAATCAGAATATAACTACAAAATTTCACCTTCCTCACCTCTGTGTGTGACTTTTGGGTGTCCTCTAACTGGTAACCACATATTTTCCCATTCTTTAAGGCGTGAGAACTGGGCTCGCTACTTCATACATTTTGTCATGAGATATGACATTGTCCCACGGATCATGCTTGCTCCAATCTCATCCATTAAATTGGAATTTCAGAAAGTTCTCCAATTCCTCAATGCGAAATCCGTAAATCTTGCACGTGCATCCATTGACACCTTCGATGCTTCAAATTTTTACATGAAAGTAATGAAGAATGCATCATCTGTGGTAAGCCATGCTGCCTGCAATCTCATGGGAAACACAAACTTGCTATTGGAAACTGTGTCAAACTTCATTCCATTAAGCCCTTACAAGCCCTTTGGAACATATGTCTTCTGCACTGGCAATGGAAAACTAGTCATCTTGAGGAATCCAGATGCTGTTTTGCAACTATTGTTTTACTCCTCTCAGTTGTGCCGTGAAGAAGAATGCACAGATATTGCCCATAGAAGTCTTCAACAACATTTTGGCTATGAGAATGATTTGCAAGAGAGCTTCCAAATGCTAAATGAGGTTTACTTGGAGCCACTGGAACAGCTTCCATTATCTTCAGACTCTACAACTAGTGATATTGCAACAATTAATTCAGCCTTGAATGACCTTGGTTTG AGCACAAGAGCTAGATTGTGTCTTTGTGCTGCTGGAGAGTTGGAGAAGTGGAAGACTGGAAACAAAGAAAACTTCGATCTCAAGAAGCCAGATATTGAGAAAGCAATGAAATACCTTGAAGAAGGCTACCGATCAAATTGTGAGAATCGTGGTCTAGGTTGTTATGATGCCTTCAAGCTTCAAGAAGCCCGCAAGGATTTCGATGCTAATGTAAAGAGACTTGAACTAGCAGGTATATGGGATGAAATCATTGAAATGTTAAAAAGGTATGAACTCCCAGATGCATTTGAGGGCCTAAGAGACTGGGTATTGCTTGGAACAAGATACCGCCGCCTTGTTGAGCCCCTAGATATTGCCAACTACTATAGACACTTGAAAAATGAAGACACAGGAGCTTATATGATAAGGGGCAGGCCGAAACGTTACAGGTTCACGCAAAGATGGCGCGAGCATGCTGAAAAGATGCCTGCTGAATCCAGTGGAGAATCATGCTTTTGGGCCAAGGTAGAGGAGCTGCGCATTAAAATTAGCAGCCAAGGGTTTGGCCCAATCAAGGAAGAGGTTTTGCAGCTAGAAGCACAGGTACAGAATTGGATCAATTATGAAGAGTTGGATAGAGATGTGTTGCTAGAGAAGTCCACTTTTAAGAAGTGGTGGGAAGGTCTCCCTAGAGAGCATAAGTTGACATCCCGCATCAAGGATTTAATGGTTTCATGA
- the LOC142632030 gene encoding protein EDS1B-like, with product MCYNLFKLRFKQDQQTKASEPERMAILNLGENIKITPEIVNKACSLAVGAHNFADEPYILENIRGSPDLVIFGFPGNWSVNDWYAGESFGEIKINLELFPSLRSVGIDEHAKVNKAFLQRFDDKVLRNSDFQKKVQKAVTEKKQILFTGHSIGGSIANLATIWFLEKYLRSESPNNYKILPFSPLCVTFGCPLTGNHIFSHALRRENWARYFIHFVMRYDIVPRILLAPVSSIKLEFQKVLQFLNEKSINLAHASINNFDASNFYMKVMKNASSVASHAACNLMGNTNLLLETVTNFIPLSPYKPFGTYVLCTGNGKLVILRNSDAVLQLLFYSSQLCKEDECIDVAQRTLHQHFGYESELQDSFQMLNEVYLEPLEQLPLSTESTSDIATINAALNDLGLSTRARLCLRAAGELEKRKIGNKDSIDLKKPDIEKAMKYLLEDYQLHCEHRGVGCYDAFKLQESSKDFDANVKRLELAGIWDEIIEMLKRYELPDAFEGLNDWIVLGTRYRRLVEPLDIANYYRHLKNEDTGAYMDRGRPKRYKFTQRWFENAKRMPAESSWESCFWAKVEELRIKTSNAGGFAQVKVKEEVLKLEEQVQKWIKGGGGELSRDVFLEKSTFMKWWNTLPEEHKSKSCIKNVKDS from the exons ATGTGCTATAATTTGTTCAAGCTCAGGTTTAAACAAGATCAACAAACAAAAGCTTCTGAGCCAGAAAGGATGGCCATTTTAAACCTTGGAGAGAACATAAAAATCACCCCAGAGATAGTCAACAAAGCTTGTTCTCTTGCAGTGGGGGCTCACAATTTTGCAGATGAGCCATATATTCTGGAGAATATTCGTGGTTCACCAGATCTTGTCATCTTTGGCTTTCCTGGGAATTGGTCTGTAAATGATTGGTATGCTGGAGAATCTTTTGGAGAAATCAAGATTAATCTTGAGTTGTTTCCTTCTCTTAGAAGTGTAGGCATCGATGAACATGCCAAGGTCAACAAAGCCTTTCTGCAGAGATTTGATGACAAAGTCTTGAGGAATTCAGATTTCCAAAAAAAG GTGCAAAAGGCAGTGACAGAGAAGAAGCAAATACTGTTTACAGGACACTCCATAGGTGGTTCAATTGCCAACCTTGCAACAATTTGGTTCTTGGAAAAATACTTGAGATCagaatcaccaaataactacaAAATTTTACCTTTCTCACCTCTGTGTGTGACTTTTGGTTGTCCTCTAACTGGTAACCACATATTTTCCCATGCTCTTAGGCGTGAGAACTGGGCTCGCTACTTCATACATTTTGTCATGAGATATGACATTGTTCCACGGATCTTGCTTGCTCCAGTCTCATCCATTAAATTGGAATTTCAGAAAGTTCTCCAATTCCTCAATGAAAAATCCATAAATCTTGCACATGCTTCCATTAATAACTTCGATGCTTCAAATTTTTACATGAAAGTAATGAAGAATGCATCATCTGTGGCAAGCCATGCTGCTTGCAACCTCATGGGAAACACAAACCTGCTATTGGAAACTGTGACAAACTTCATTCCATTAAGCCCATACAAGCCCTTTGGAACTTATGTCCTCTGTACTGGGAATGGAAAGCTAGTTATCTTGAGGAATTCAGATGCTGTTTTGCAACTATTATTTTACTCCTCTCAGTTGTGCAAAGAAGATGAATGTATAGATGTTGCCCAGAGAACTCTTCATCAACATTTCGGCTATGAGAGTGAATTGCAAGACAGCTTCCAAATGCTAAATGAGGTTTACTTGGAGCCACTGGAACAGCTTCCATTATCGACAGAATCTACTAGTGATATTGCAACAATTAATGCAGCCTTGAATGACCTTGGCTTG AGCACAAGAGCTAGATTGTGTCTTCGTGCTGCTGGAGAGCTAGAGAAGCGGAAGATTGGAAACAAGGACAGCATCGATCTCAAGAAGCCAGACATTGAGAAAGCAATGAAATACCTATTAGAAGACTACCAGTTGCATTGTGAGCATCGTGGCGTAGGTTGTTATGATGCCTTCAAGCTTCAAGAATCCTCCAAGGATTTCGATGCTAATGTGAAGAGGCTTGAATTAGCAGGTATATGGGATGAAATCATCGAAATGTTAAAAAGGTATGAACTCCCAGATGCATTTGAAGGCCTTAACGATTGGATAGTTCTTGGAACAAGGTACCGACGTCTTGTTGAGCCCTTAGATATTGCCAACTACTATCGCCACTTGAAGAATGAAGACACGGGAGCATATATGGATAGGGGCAGGCCAAAACGCTACAAGTTTACGCAGAGATGGTTTGAGAATGCTAAGAGGATGCCAGCTGAATCTAGTTGGGAATCATGCTTCTGGGCCAAGGTAGAGGAGCTGCGCATTAAAACTAGCAATGCAGGAGGGTTTGCACAAGTCAAGGTCAAGGAAGAGGTTTTAAAACTTGAAGAACAAGTACAGAAATGGATCAAAGGCGGAGGCGGAGAGTTGAGTAGAGATGTGTTTTTGGAGAAATCCACCTTTATGAAGTGGTGGAACACACTCCCTGAAGAGCATAAATCGAAATCTTGCATTAAAAATGTAAAGGATTCATGA